Proteins from one Malaya genurostris strain Urasoe2022 chromosome 2, Malgen_1.1, whole genome shotgun sequence genomic window:
- the LOC131432653 gene encoding uncharacterized protein LOC131432653, producing the protein MSCPRDILKKLMYKPKPSKKSDVLTDREYKRLAATSFEDYLAQNYNCSQLNRLCSSERDHLQIYYEYLEKRVERNQKRIRNKRTKKPPAVIVRNVPATSGIPPVCVDVPIVTVSEGIDGRLLPTLEDFENVLREPNEQTERHMQDSIPNEKDLDTSSPEIELYQVMAPKELLIEETVTTTTLANPELEGIVVDLESVPLSDPQVRAEILNEFPSLRPRESNGRFEDFEENPLAAETGLLVPPTTDVGLKASTPISSIPISNIRRIVPGADRLETADLSAINDPTPLKPRSLLQVDAPTEFHAVDVSNTQQLEALLEKEPQAILSTQQIPFIEHGRNVELTEVDEQILQEEPVRPQTVPGNPTTSSESSVDRPPPERRVPKLVKKVRLYNDSIGESNDLRKQFEIFDDLEDFGWFDAGRNTIKALVAMRRNPDAQQMHPTNEMRVPRESLVADIEQQPILRDKSTTFADISSIREQTAGKLYMIMEGREENDVQLQLQSRTAPAAIEELSTIPEIPIAQTILPDSQLYPRISLIETGNDIQPLDPNITNFETPQMDSIRISDNRNRQPEAMIGDKNSQQVNMDSAASVPAVVIPDDGSKRPDTYPMKAPFTLHDMDLVSVSN; encoded by the exons ATGTCTTGTCCACGAGATATTTTAAAGAAACTGATGTATAAACCGAAGCCTTCAAAAAAGTCAGATGTTCTTACCGATCGGGAATACAAACGCCTGGC tgCAACTTCCTTCGAAGATTATTTGGCTCAGAATTACAACTGCTCGCAACTGAATAGACTCTGTTCATCGGAAAGAGATCATTTGCAGATTTATTATGAATATTTAGAAA AGAGGGTTGAGCGTAATCAAAAACGCATTCGAAACAAGCGCACAAAAAAGCCTCCGGCAGTCATTGTCAGGAACGTTCCTGccactagtggaattccaccaGTGTGTGTGGATGTGCCCATTGTAACAGTTTCTGAAGGTATTGATGGTAGATTGCTACCGACATTAGAAGATTTTGAGAATGTTTtgcgtgaaccaaacgaacaaaccgAAAGACATATGCAGGACAGTATACCAAATGAGAAAGATTTAGATACATCTTCACCTGAAATTGAGTTGTACCAAGTAATGGCCCCAAAGGAATTGTTGATTGAAGAAACCGTCACTACGACGACACTTGCGAATCCAGAATTAGAGGGTATAGTTGTCGATTTGGAGTCTGTGCCGTTGTCTGATCCCCAGGTAAGGGctgaaattttaaatgaatttccAAGCTTACGTCCCCGGGAAAGCAACGGACGGTTTGAGGACTTCGAAGAAAACCCACTGGCAGCAGAAACAGGATTACTAGTGCCCCCAACAACAGATGTTGGTTTGAAAGCTAGTACTCCTATTTCGTCCATTCCTATAAGTAATATTCGAAGAATAGTCCCTGGCGCAGATCGTCTTGAAACAGCGGATTTGAGTGCGATTAATGATCCTACTCCTTTGAAACCGAGGAGTTTATTACAG GTGGATGCTCCTACAGAATTCCATGCTGTAGACGTTTCAAACACCCAGCAGCTAGAAGCACTCCTAGAAAAAGAACCGCAAGCTATTTTGTCCACCCAACAGATACCATTTATAGAACATGGTCGAAACGTAGAGCTGACTGAAGTAGACGAACAGATTTTACAAGAGGAACCAGTCCGGCCACAAACCGTCCCTGGCAATCCGACCACCTCGTCTGAGTCTTCTGTTGATCGGCCACCACCTGAGAGGCGAGTGCCAAAACTAGTTAAAAAAGTACGCTTGTATAATGATTCCATTGGAGAATCAAATGATTTGagaaaacagtttgaaattttcgacgatttagaagattttggcTGGTTTGATGCCGGACGTAATACGATAAAAGCGCTGGTAGCAATGCGTAGAAATCCAGACGCTCAGCAGATGCATCCGACGAATGAAATGCGAGTGCCACGTGAATCGCTGGTGGCTGACATAGAGCAGCAGCCGATACTGCGTGATAAGTCCACAACCTTCGCCGATATTAGCTCGATTCGGGAGCAAACTGCGGGTAAACTTTACATGATAATGGAAGGTCGTGAGGAAAATGACGTACAACTCCAACTGCAGTCTAGAACTGCTCCTGCTGCAATAGAAGAGCTATCCACGATACCAGAAATACCCATTGCCCAGACTATTTTGCCCGATTCACAGTTGTATCCGAGAATTTCCTTGATCGAAACCGGTAACGATATTCAACCGCTCGACCCGAatataacaaattttgaaacgcCGCAGATGGATAGTATTCGTATATCAGATAATAGGAACAGACAACCGGAAGCGATGATAGGAGATAAAAATTCGCAACAGGTTAACATGGATTCTGCTGCTTCTGTTCCAGCTGTTGTAATTCCTGACGATGGTTCTAAACGCCCAGATACATATCCAATGAAAGCACCATTTACTTTACATGATATG GATTTGGTATCGGTGAGTAATTGA